The region GTGATGGGTATCTTTCAAAAAAGGTGACAATTATCCTAGTGTCAAGTGATTTAAGTCACGGCTACTTCTAATTTCCCTGAACTAACCAGTCAGTTTCAGCTAGCTAGAACAATCTCTCTCGGCAGGCAGGATGCCTACCCCACAAGAATTTTTGGAAATGTCTATTGAACAAACAAAAAATCAGAATAGTAATGCCATAAAATTGGCTGTACGGATGCGGTAAATGCAGCCTTACAGCCTGATACAGTATAATTTCAGCTATGCGACGCTCCAGGCATTAGAAAAACAATTGCAGCCCCAAACTGGCAATACCGCTTAAGAAATTAAGAAAATTCGAGCCGCCGCCAGAACGCCTGGGTTTATTAGCTGTTTCAATTCCTTTAATAACATCTTGAGCTAATTGATATCCCTGCTGATTTCCTTGCGCCGTATAAAGTTGTGCCGCTCGCTGAGTATCTGTCATCGCTCCCGTCTTGTCCCCTTGTTGGAAGCGAACCATACCGCGCCCCATGTAAACTTCTGCATAGTCGGGTTTAATATTCAGCGCCTGGTTGAACAGTTCCATCGCTCTAGCATAATTGTCTCTCTCCGCTTCTGCCATTGCCCATCGATAGAAGTCCTCAGCTGTACCGGTGTAACTTGGCAATCCGATCGCACCCAAAAAGTTAGCATTAGTTAAACTAGCACCAACCAAATTAGCCTGAGCGAGAAAAGTATCTCTCATATCCGCAGCATTCAGATTGGCACCGCTGAGATTGGCACCGCTGAGATTGGCACCGAACAGACTCACACCCGTAAGATTGGCATTGCTGAGATCTGCACCGATCAGGTTGGCGCGACTGAGATTAGCGCGAGTCAAATCAGCACCGCTGAGATTGGCGTTAGCCAAATTAGCCATCACCAATCCCGCATTGCTAAGATCGCACCTGGGACATTGCTTTGTGGAGAGCAGCTGTCTGATATGGTCGGGATTGGCAGCTTCGGCAGGATTTGCCAAACTAAAGGTTGTCAGCAGTGTTGCACTAGCCAAGAGTTTTGATTTCATAAGCTTATCGAGAACGATCGCCATCGGATCTTTTCTGTATATCAGCAATTGTGCTAAATCTGTGTCATTTCCACAAGTCATCTAAAATGCTGAGTCAAGACGAGCTAAAAAAAAGAACGGCAAATCACTGAGGTTGAGAGCCTGTGAATTCTGGTTGGCTAATACTTGTCAGGTTCTCTGATAGTAGATTGACCGCACGAGCGAATTCTGGAATCACTTCGCAACATCCGCGTCATAAATTGATTGTTTATCTCTCGACTTTAGTACAATTATCCTCATAACCGCTCCCCTGTGATTTAATTATTTCAAAATATAAAAGCGATGGCTAATTGTAGCTTAACGTCTTAACTTCGATAATTTCTACAAAACTCTAGATTGACATTTTCATCGAATTTTGGAATTGAATAAGTCAGTTAGTCAAAGGCCGATCCCAATCTTACAGTTCCTCAGCCCATCGTCTTCTAGCAAAAAGAATAGGTGACAATCGCATAGTTTGGCGATCCTAATGGCCATATACTACGCTTTGTCACGCAAGTTATTTCATTTTGGGGGAAGCACCCACCTGGGCACAAGATGTTGGCGGCACTATATTTATAGGCGATACTATAATAAGCCAAATTACTACATGGCATCAGTCAGCCGCAATCGGGGTGAGTTCTGCCAAAGAAATAAAGATGGAGACCGCATTTAAGAGGATATGAAAATATGGCAGCCGATTACGATATAGTCATTATTGGTGGTGGTTCCGCCGGGTTGGTTGTTGCCAGCGCCGCAGCCCAACTAAAAGCAAAAGTAGCGCTAGTGGAACGCGATCGCCTTGGTGGCGACTGTCTTTGGTATGGCTGCGTACCGAGCAAATCTCTCCTCCACGCTGCCAAAATGGCTTATCAAGTTAAAAATGCTGCACGCTTCGG is a window of Aerosakkonema funiforme FACHB-1375 DNA encoding:
- a CDS encoding pentapeptide repeat-containing protein, with product MTCGNDTDLAQLLIYRKDPMAIVLDKLMKSKLLASATLLTTFSLANPAEAANPDHIRQLLSTKQCPRCDLSNAGLVMANLANANLSGADLTRANLSRANLIGADLSNANLTGVSLFGANLSGANLSGANLNAADMRDTFLAQANLVGASLTNANFLGAIGLPSYTGTAEDFYRWAMAEAERDNYARAMELFNQALNIKPDYAEVYMGRGMVRFQQGDKTGAMTDTQRAAQLYTAQGNQQGYQLAQDVIKGIETANKPRRSGGGSNFLNFLSGIASLGLQLFF